The following coding sequences are from one Perognathus longimembris pacificus isolate PPM17 chromosome 13, ASM2315922v1, whole genome shotgun sequence window:
- the Plekhb1 gene encoding pleckstrin homology domain-containing family B member 1 isoform X2: MALVRGGWLWRQSSILRRWKRNWFALWMDGTLGYYHDETAQDEEDRVLIHFNVRDIKVGQECHDVQPPEGRSRDGLLTVNLREGSRLHLCAETRDDAVAWKTALLEANSTPAPAGATVPPRSRRVCPKVRCVSRAWSPCKVERRIWVRVYSPYQDYYEVVPPNAHEATYVRSYYGPPYAGPGVTHVIVREDPCYSSGAPLAMGMLAGAATGAALGSLMWSPCWF; this comes from the exons ATGGCCCTGGTGAGGGGCGGCTGGCTGTGGAGACAGA GCTCCATCCTCCGCCGCTGGAAGAGGAACTGGTTTGCCCTGTGGATGGATGGGACACTGGGATACTACCACGACGAGACAGCACAGGATGAAGAGGACCGCGTGCTCATCCACTTCAACGTCCGGGACATCAAGGTCGGCCAAGAGTGTCATG ACGTGCAGCCCCCGGAGGGCCGGAGCCGAGACGGCCTGCTGACCGTGAACCTCCGGGAGGGCTCTCGCCTGCACCTATGTGCAGAGACCCGCGATGACGCCGT AGCGTGGAAGACAGCACTGCTGGAAGCGAACTCCACTCCG GCCCCAGCCGGAGCCACGGTCCCACCCAGGAGCCGCCGGGTTTGCCCCAAGGTCAGGTGCGTGAGCCGCGCGTGGAGCCCCTGTAAGGTTGAGAGGCGGATCTGG GTTCGTGTCTACAGCCCGTACCAGGACTACTACGAGGTGGTGCCGCCCAATGCCCACGAGGCCACTTACGTCCGCAGCTACTACGGGCCTCCCTATGCAG GCCCTGGCGTGACACACGTGATAGTGCGAGAGGACCCCTGCTACAGCTCGGGCGCCCCGCTGGCCATGGGCATGCTGGCGGGGGCCGCCACCGGCGCGGCGCTCGGCTCGCTCATGTGGTCGCCGTGCTGGTTCTGA
- the Plekhb1 gene encoding pleckstrin homology domain-containing family B member 1 isoform X1 — MALVRGGWLWRQSSILRRWKRNWFALWMDGTLGYYHDETAQDEEDRVLIHFNVRDIKVGQECHDVQPPEGRSRDGLLTVNLREGSRLHLCAETRDDAVAWKTALLEANSTPVRVYSPYQDYYEVVPPNAHEATYVRSYYGPPYAGPGVTHVIVREDPCYSSGAPLAMGMLAGAATGAALGSLMWSPCWF; from the exons ATGGCCCTGGTGAGGGGCGGCTGGCTGTGGAGACAGA GCTCCATCCTCCGCCGCTGGAAGAGGAACTGGTTTGCCCTGTGGATGGATGGGACACTGGGATACTACCACGACGAGACAGCACAGGATGAAGAGGACCGCGTGCTCATCCACTTCAACGTCCGGGACATCAAGGTCGGCCAAGAGTGTCATG ACGTGCAGCCCCCGGAGGGCCGGAGCCGAGACGGCCTGCTGACCGTGAACCTCCGGGAGGGCTCTCGCCTGCACCTATGTGCAGAGACCCGCGATGACGCCGT AGCGTGGAAGACAGCACTGCTGGAAGCGAACTCCACTCCG GTTCGTGTCTACAGCCCGTACCAGGACTACTACGAGGTGGTGCCGCCCAATGCCCACGAGGCCACTTACGTCCGCAGCTACTACGGGCCTCCCTATGCAG GCCCTGGCGTGACACACGTGATAGTGCGAGAGGACCCCTGCTACAGCTCGGGCGCCCCGCTGGCCATGGGCATGCTGGCGGGGGCCGCCACCGGCGCGGCGCTCGGCTCGCTCATGTGGTCGCCGTGCTGGTTCTGA